A genome region from Thermomonospora amylolytica includes the following:
- a CDS encoding YbaB/EbfC family nucleoid-associated protein has protein sequence MDFDISNLDPAQALRQSEERMKALSAVRAKMADLEGRAESADGRIRVTCNVRDPLAEIHIDPRAMRMSSQELAETIRETARRAREHLNEQVEELTAQQFGDTVNPLDLLKDPERLKESLSDMQNMFAKASSDAQTMLDQLQRQLGIRIDTSR, from the coding sequence ATGGACTTCGACATCAGCAACCTGGATCCGGCACAGGCGCTCCGGCAGTCGGAGGAGCGCATGAAGGCGCTCTCCGCCGTGCGGGCGAAGATGGCGGATCTGGAGGGGCGGGCGGAATCCGCCGACGGGCGGATCCGGGTGACGTGCAACGTCCGGGATCCGCTGGCGGAGATCCACATCGATCCGCGGGCGATGCGGATGAGCTCGCAGGAACTGGCGGAGACGATCCGTGAGACGGCGCGCAGGGCCCGCGAGCACCTCAACGAACAGGTCGAGGAGCTGACGGCGCAGCAGTTCGGCGACACCGTCAATCCGCTGGACCTGCTCAAGGACCCCGAGCGGCTCAAGGAGTCGCTGAGCGACATGCAGAACATGTTCGCCAAGGCGAGCTCGGACGCCCAGACCATGCTCGACCAGCTGCAGCGTCAGCTGGGAATCCGGATCGACACCAGCCGGTGA
- the eccCa gene encoding type VII secretion protein EccCa has translation MSTVLVRRRERRQPPQLPRGEILLESPPELPEVVTNSFQNVMQYLPMAAGSGAMVFMFMNPNANVLQMVAGGMFALSMVGMMFSQLGQNSGERKMKLNGARRDYLRYLGQVRVKVRKAAKQQREALEWNNPAPGRLWSMVMSPRLWERRTSDADFAQVRIGTGAQRLAVQLIPPETKPVEDLEPMTAGALRRFLRAHSTVPDLPVAISLRSFARILPEGEPDAVYGMVRAMIMQLAAFHSPDDVRITVCASPDRMPYWQWMKWLPHTLHPTEYDAAGQIRLMTGAMAELENLLGAEIKDRSMFGAARTPAEPFHLIVVDGGQASYDSQIATDGIDGVCVVDLTGSVAQTAENTMLRLRITKDRIQMVKRDRTGKDVLTGIGKPDRAGIAEAEALARQLAPLRASAADEPEEDVLAGNMTLTSLLGIDDVYNVDPNVVWRPRPQRNRLRVPIGIDADGRPLELDIKESAQGGMGPHGLCIGATGSGKSELLRTLVLGLALTHSPEVLNFVLVDFKGGATFLGMEGLRHVSAIITNLEDELPLVDRMYDALHGEMVRRQEHLRKSGNYASLRDYEKARLEGAPLPPMPSLFIVLDEFSELLSAKPDFAELFVMIGRLGRSLGVHLLLASQRLEEGKLRGLDTHLSYRIGLRTFSAMESRVVLGVPDAYELPPAPGNGYLKFATEPLVRFKAGYVSGPVDEVQQSQQSQGPQIVRQVLPYIPDYIQPQVIEQPQPEQRQQDGGKSSEALFDVVVRQLIGHGPEPHQIWLPPLDVPPTLNELLPPLSATPAHGLTTDGWEWRGRLHAVVGLVDRPFDQRRDPYWLDLSGGAGHVGVAGGPQTGKSTVLRTLITSLALLHTPEEVQFYCLDFGGGTLAAMSDLPHIGSVATRLDTDRIRRTVAEVSTLLENREREFAERGIDSMATYRRMRATTDYAGDGYGDVFLVVDNWLTLRQDYENLEESITQLAARGLGYGIHVVVASNKWSEFRTSIRDLLGTKLELRLGDPYESEIDRKKADNVPENRPGRGLSRDGYHFLTALPRIDGDTNAETIAEGVTATVKAIREAWHGPAARPVRLLPDVLPIGRLPSVAETGTRLPIGIDEDTLSPVYLDFANDPHFLVIGDAECGKSNLLRMIAAGIAERYTPNQARMIFIDYSRSLLDVAETEHQIGYAASSTAAGSLVRDIHGAMESRLPPADLTPEQLRSRSWWTGAELFLIIDDYEMVATSDNPLRPLVEMLPQARDIGLHLIVARSMGGAGRAMFDPVVQRIKEMASPGLIMSGNKDEGILLGNVKPHKLPPGRGYHIDRRTGTRLIQTAYREA, from the coding sequence GTGAGCACCGTACTCGTGCGGCGCAGGGAGCGCAGGCAGCCGCCCCAGCTGCCGAGGGGCGAGATTCTGCTGGAGTCGCCGCCCGAGCTGCCCGAGGTCGTCACCAACTCCTTCCAGAACGTCATGCAGTACCTGCCGATGGCGGCGGGCTCGGGCGCGATGGTGTTCATGTTCATGAACCCCAACGCCAACGTGCTGCAGATGGTGGCGGGCGGCATGTTCGCGCTGTCGATGGTCGGCATGATGTTCAGCCAGCTCGGCCAGAACAGCGGCGAGCGGAAGATGAAGCTGAACGGCGCCCGCCGCGACTACCTGCGTTATCTCGGCCAGGTCCGGGTCAAGGTCCGCAAGGCCGCCAAGCAGCAGCGCGAGGCGCTGGAGTGGAACAACCCCGCCCCCGGCCGGCTGTGGTCCATGGTGATGAGCCCCCGGCTGTGGGAGCGGCGCACCTCCGACGCCGACTTCGCCCAAGTCCGCATCGGGACCGGCGCGCAGCGGCTGGCGGTCCAGCTGATCCCGCCGGAGACCAAGCCGGTGGAGGACCTGGAGCCGATGACCGCCGGGGCGCTGCGCCGGTTCCTGCGCGCCCACTCCACCGTGCCGGACCTGCCGGTGGCGATCTCGCTGCGGTCGTTCGCCCGGATCCTGCCCGAGGGCGAGCCGGACGCGGTGTACGGCATGGTGCGCGCGATGATCATGCAGCTGGCCGCCTTCCACTCCCCCGACGACGTGCGGATCACCGTCTGCGCCTCGCCGGACCGGATGCCGTACTGGCAGTGGATGAAGTGGCTGCCGCACACCCTGCACCCCACCGAGTACGACGCGGCCGGGCAGATCCGGCTGATGACCGGCGCCATGGCCGAGCTGGAGAACCTGCTCGGCGCGGAGATCAAGGACCGCAGCATGTTCGGCGCCGCGCGCACCCCGGCCGAGCCGTTCCACCTGATCGTCGTGGACGGCGGCCAGGCCTCCTACGACTCGCAGATCGCCACCGACGGCATCGACGGGGTGTGCGTGGTCGACCTGACCGGCAGCGTCGCGCAGACCGCCGAGAACACCATGCTGCGGCTGCGGATCACCAAGGACCGCATCCAGATGGTCAAGCGCGACCGCACCGGCAAGGACGTGCTCACCGGCATCGGGAAGCCGGACCGGGCCGGGATCGCCGAGGCCGAGGCGCTGGCCCGGCAGCTGGCGCCGCTGCGGGCCAGCGCCGCCGACGAGCCGGAGGAGGACGTCCTCGCCGGCAACATGACGCTGACCTCGCTGCTGGGCATCGACGACGTCTACAACGTCGACCCGAACGTGGTGTGGCGGCCCCGGCCGCAGCGCAACCGGCTGCGGGTGCCGATCGGCATCGACGCCGACGGCCGGCCGCTGGAGCTGGACATCAAGGAGTCGGCGCAGGGCGGCATGGGCCCGCACGGGCTGTGCATCGGGGCGACCGGTTCCGGAAAGTCGGAGCTGCTGCGGACGCTGGTGCTGGGGCTGGCGCTGACGCACTCCCCCGAGGTGCTCAACTTCGTGCTGGTCGACTTCAAGGGCGGTGCGACGTTCCTGGGCATGGAGGGCCTGCGGCACGTCTCGGCGATCATCACCAACCTGGAGGACGAGCTCCCGCTGGTCGACCGCATGTACGACGCGCTGCACGGCGAGATGGTGCGGCGCCAGGAGCACCTGCGCAAGTCCGGCAACTACGCCTCGCTGCGCGACTACGAGAAGGCGCGGCTGGAGGGGGCGCCACTGCCGCCGATGCCGTCGCTGTTCATCGTGCTGGACGAGTTCTCCGAGCTGCTGAGCGCCAAGCCGGACTTCGCCGAGCTGTTCGTGATGATCGGCCGGCTGGGCCGTTCGCTGGGCGTGCACCTGCTGCTGGCCTCGCAGCGCCTGGAGGAGGGCAAGCTGCGCGGCCTGGACACGCACCTGTCGTACCGGATCGGCCTGCGGACGTTCTCGGCGATGGAGTCGCGGGTGGTGCTGGGCGTGCCCGACGCCTACGAGCTGCCGCCCGCGCCCGGTAACGGCTACCTGAAGTTCGCCACCGAGCCGCTGGTGCGGTTCAAGGCCGGGTACGTGTCCGGCCCGGTCGACGAGGTGCAGCAGAGCCAGCAGTCGCAGGGCCCGCAGATCGTCCGCCAGGTGCTGCCGTACATCCCGGACTACATCCAGCCGCAGGTCATCGAGCAGCCGCAGCCCGAGCAGCGGCAACAGGACGGCGGCAAGAGCTCCGAGGCGCTGTTCGACGTGGTGGTGCGCCAGCTCATCGGGCACGGGCCGGAGCCGCACCAGATCTGGCTGCCGCCGCTGGACGTCCCGCCGACCCTGAACGAGCTGCTGCCGCCGCTGTCGGCGACCCCCGCGCACGGCCTGACCACCGACGGCTGGGAGTGGCGGGGCCGGCTGCACGCCGTGGTCGGCCTGGTGGACCGGCCGTTCGACCAGCGCCGCGACCCGTACTGGCTGGACCTGTCCGGCGGCGCCGGTCACGTGGGCGTGGCGGGCGGCCCGCAGACCGGCAAGTCCACCGTGCTGCGGACGCTGATCACCTCGCTGGCGCTGCTGCACACGCCGGAGGAGGTGCAGTTCTACTGCCTGGACTTCGGCGGTGGAACGCTGGCGGCGATGTCGGACCTGCCGCACATCGGCTCGGTCGCCACCCGGCTGGACACCGACCGGATCCGCCGTACCGTGGCCGAGGTCTCCACGCTGCTGGAGAACCGGGAACGGGAGTTCGCCGAGCGCGGCATCGACTCGATGGCCACCTACCGGCGGATGCGCGCCACCACCGACTACGCCGGCGACGGGTACGGCGACGTGTTCCTGGTGGTGGACAACTGGCTGACGCTGCGGCAGGACTACGAGAACCTCGAGGAGAGCATCACCCAGCTCGCCGCCCGCGGCCTGGGGTACGGCATCCACGTCGTGGTGGCCAGCAACAAGTGGTCGGAGTTCCGCACCAGCATCCGCGACCTGCTCGGCACCAAGCTGGAGCTGCGGCTCGGCGACCCGTACGAGTCGGAGATCGACCGCAAGAAGGCCGACAACGTGCCGGAGAACCGGCCCGGCCGGGGCCTGTCGCGGGACGGCTACCACTTCCTGACCGCGCTGCCCCGGATCGACGGCGACACCAACGCCGAGACCATCGCCGAGGGCGTCACCGCCACCGTCAAGGCGATCCGCGAGGCCTGGCACGGCCCGGCCGCCCGCCCGGTCCGGCTGCTGCCGGACGTGCTGCCGATCGGCCGGCTGCCGTCGGTCGCCGAAACCGGCACCCGGCTGCCGATCGGGATCGACGAGGACACCCTGTCGCCGGTCTACCTGGACTTCGCCAACGACCCGCACTTCCTGGTCATCGGCGACGCCGAGTGCGGCAAGTCCAACCTGCTGCGGATGATCGCCGCCGGGATCGCCGAACGGTACACGCCCAACCAGGCGCGGATGATCTTCATCGACTACAGCCGTTCGCTGCTGGACGTGGCCGAGACCGAGCACCAGATCGGCTACGCGGCCTCGTCCACCGCCGCCGGTTCCCTGGTCCGCGACATCCACGGGGCCATGGAGTCCCGGCTGCCCCCGGCCGACCTGACCCCGGAGCAGCTGCGCTCCCGCTCCTGGTGGACGGGCGCGGAGCTGTTCCTGATCATCGACGACTACGAGATGGTCGCCACCTCCGACAACCCGCTGCGGCCCCTGGTCGAGATGCTGCCGCAGGCCCGTGACATCGGCCTGCACCTCATCGTCGCCCGCTCCATGGGCGGCGCCGGCCGCGCCATGTTCGACCCGGTCGTCCAGCGCATCAAGGAGATGGCCTCGCCGGGCCTGATCATGTCCGGCAACAAGGACGAGGGCATCCTGCTGGGCAACGTCAAGCCGCACAAGCTCCCCCCGGGCCGCGGCTACCACATCGACCGCCGCACCGGCACCCGCCTCATCCAGACCGCCTACCGAGAGGCCTGA
- the eccD gene encoding type VII secretion integral membrane protein EccD, giving the protein MSPTAGTDLCRVTVVGPQRRVDISLPTDVPFAQLFPAILHYLGENLAERGLAHGGWVLQRLDEAPFAGDQTPGQANLRDGEQLYLRPGMSQLPEPSFDDVADVVATGVNEQPDRWRIEWTRVFALGAGAGTAVFAAVILLLAGPPWIVPSVAAGVLALVLLVAGVSVSRAAGDSVAGAMLGFVALPHAFLAGMLGPARHDPLTELGALHLLSGFAVMVLVSAIAAVAVADGLPMFLGTGAAALAGCLGTGAGLLFDDLSGPGIAAVTCVVFMALIPLAPAIAFRLARVTLPPPPANVEELRRDTLPVDGNLVRRRTARADRIVTGITLAVGLIGLVAVIPLSLADGWLAPLTAGFIALALLLRSRIFRGRFQRLNLLVPGWVGLGVLGIGIAAGSSQPVVLLGAVVPLIAAGAVVVATGLWLPGKKPSPFWGRAADVCDFTVALGLIPLALGEAGLYAWVRGLGG; this is encoded by the coding sequence TTGAGTCCGACTGCGGGAACGGATCTCTGCCGGGTCACGGTGGTCGGTCCGCAGCGTAGGGTCGATATCTCCCTGCCCACCGACGTGCCGTTCGCCCAGCTCTTCCCGGCGATCCTGCACTATCTCGGGGAGAACCTGGCCGAACGGGGGCTGGCCCACGGCGGCTGGGTGCTGCAGCGCCTCGACGAGGCTCCCTTCGCCGGCGACCAGACCCCCGGCCAGGCCAATCTGCGCGACGGCGAGCAGCTCTACCTGCGGCCGGGCATGTCCCAGCTGCCCGAGCCCTCGTTCGACGACGTCGCCGACGTGGTGGCCACCGGCGTCAACGAGCAGCCGGACCGCTGGCGGATCGAGTGGACCCGGGTGTTCGCCCTGGGCGCCGGGGCCGGCACCGCGGTGTTCGCCGCGGTGATCCTGCTGCTGGCCGGCCCGCCGTGGATCGTCCCCTCCGTCGCCGCCGGGGTGCTGGCGCTGGTGCTGCTGGTCGCGGGCGTGTCGGTGTCGCGGGCGGCGGGCGACTCGGTGGCCGGGGCGATGCTCGGCTTCGTGGCGCTGCCGCACGCGTTCCTGGCCGGCATGCTCGGCCCCGCCCGCCACGACCCGCTCACCGAGCTCGGCGCGCTGCACCTGCTGTCCGGCTTCGCGGTCATGGTGCTGGTCTCGGCGATCGCCGCGGTGGCCGTCGCCGACGGGCTGCCGATGTTCCTGGGCACCGGGGCCGCCGCGCTGGCCGGCTGCCTGGGCACCGGCGCCGGGCTGCTGTTCGACGACCTGTCCGGGCCCGGCATCGCCGCCGTCACCTGCGTGGTGTTCATGGCGCTGATCCCGCTCGCCCCCGCCATCGCGTTCCGGCTGGCCCGGGTCACCCTGCCGCCGCCGCCCGCCAACGTCGAGGAACTGCGCCGCGACACCCTGCCCGTGGACGGCAACCTGGTGCGCCGCCGCACCGCCCGCGCCGACCGGATCGTCACCGGCATCACCCTGGCGGTCGGCCTGATCGGGCTGGTCGCGGTGATCCCGCTGTCGCTGGCCGACGGCTGGCTGGCCCCGCTCACCGCCGGGTTCATCGCGCTGGCGCTGCTGCTGCGCTCGCGGATCTTCCGCGGCCGGTTCCAGCGGCTGAACCTGCTGGTCCCCGGCTGGGTCGGGCTCGGCGTGCTGGGGATCGGCATCGCCGCCGGCTCCTCCCAGCCGGTGGTACTGCTCGGCGCGGTGGTCCCGCTGATCGCGGCGGGCGCCGTCGTCGTGGCCACCGGCCTGTGGCTGCCCGGCAAGAAGCCCTCGCCGTTCTGGGGCCGGGCCGCCGACGTGTGCGACTTCACCGTCGCGCTCGGGCTGATCCCGCTGGCGCTCGGCGAGGCCGGACTGTACGCCTGGGTCCGCGGCCTGGGGGGCTGA
- the eccB gene encoding type VII secretion protein EccB, with protein sequence MQTRKDLLQAHRLSTQRASLALILGQPDNPELPMRRINVSTFAGVMITVLVMAVFGIFGILRPGGATNLRQAGMLIIEKETGARYVWCEDGKLCPVANYVSARLMAGADSKHRRTVSRNSLDDFPRGPLIGISGAPNTLPDAKQLVRTPWSACVRAVDNATLGHVSTVSLVVGSQVGGRSLRDDQAVLIRSADQPWLIWKNRRLRVDPDVVTALDPNPAQISGKWLNALPAGPDYRAPAIPALGQEVTGPGGRPAKVGQLYSVVIGSNTNYYVQLADGIAPISEIEKELLRADPDSRRAYGDLPVQEGQLDPATINTTPKSVRQVTNPELAGRPPQIVSYSDRTPLCSVYDDPSGNSGGRVTLDGTLPDPPQTVAAVGVDQLVFPPGGAALVGAMSAPGKAAAVRNHYLVTEGMRFALKDAETAGKLGYDVSRAVPVPTSLLNLIPEGPVLDPDAAARELSAGPR encoded by the coding sequence ATGCAGACCCGCAAGGACCTGCTGCAGGCCCACCGGCTGAGCACCCAGCGCGCCTCCCTGGCGCTGATCCTCGGCCAGCCCGACAACCCCGAGCTGCCGATGCGCCGGATCAACGTCTCCACGTTCGCCGGCGTCATGATCACCGTCCTGGTGATGGCGGTGTTCGGCATCTTCGGCATCCTGCGGCCCGGCGGGGCCACCAACCTCAGGCAGGCCGGGATGCTGATCATCGAGAAGGAGACCGGCGCCCGCTACGTGTGGTGCGAGGACGGCAAGCTCTGCCCGGTCGCCAACTACGTGTCGGCCCGGCTGATGGCCGGCGCGGACAGCAAGCACCGGCGCACCGTCTCCCGCAACTCCCTGGACGACTTCCCGCGCGGCCCGCTGATCGGCATCTCCGGCGCCCCCAACACCCTGCCCGACGCCAAGCAGCTGGTGAGGACCCCCTGGTCGGCGTGCGTGCGGGCGGTCGACAACGCCACCCTGGGCCATGTCTCGACGGTCTCCCTGGTGGTCGGCAGCCAGGTCGGCGGCCGGTCGCTGCGCGACGACCAGGCCGTGCTGATCCGGTCCGCCGACCAGCCCTGGCTGATCTGGAAGAACCGCCGGCTGCGCGTCGACCCGGACGTGGTCACCGCGCTGGACCCCAACCCGGCGCAGATCTCGGGCAAGTGGCTGAACGCCCTGCCCGCCGGCCCCGACTACCGGGCCCCCGCCATCCCCGCCCTCGGCCAGGAGGTCACCGGCCCTGGCGGCAGGCCGGCCAAGGTCGGCCAGCTCTACTCGGTCGTCATCGGCTCCAACACCAACTACTACGTGCAGCTCGCCGACGGGATCGCCCCGATCAGCGAGATCGAGAAGGAACTGCTGCGGGCCGACCCTGACTCCCGCCGGGCGTACGGCGACCTGCCCGTCCAGGAGGGGCAGCTGGACCCCGCCACGATCAACACCACGCCGAAGTCCGTGCGCCAGGTCACCAACCCCGAGCTGGCCGGCAGGCCGCCGCAGATCGTGTCCTACTCCGACCGGACCCCGCTGTGCTCGGTCTACGACGACCCCAGCGGCAACAGCGGCGGCCGGGTCACCCTGGACGGCACCCTGCCCGACCCGCCGCAGACCGTCGCCGCCGTCGGCGTCGACCAGCTGGTCTTCCCGCCCGGCGGCGCCGCCCTGGTGGGCGCCATGTCGGCCCCCGGCAAGGCCGCCGCCGTCCGCAACCACTACCTGGTCACCGAGGGGATGCGGTTCGCGCTGAAGGACGCGGAGACGGCCGGGAAGCTCGGCTATGACGTCAGCCGGGCGGTCCCGGTGCCGACCTCCCTGCTCAACCTGATCCCGGAGGGCCCGGTGCTCGATCCGGACGCCGCCGCACGGGAGTTGTCGGCCGGGCCGCGCTGA
- a CDS encoding WXG100 family type VII secretion target, translated as MTQSAVDRAAMAQAAQDIDASANVIKGLQTRLDGAKTALRANWEGNASMAFEQVFARFNEDFSRVLRALEGMHQSLVQTKITYDAKEEMSQQAVNKVQALLNGTT; from the coding sequence ATGACGCAGTCGGCGGTCGACAGGGCGGCGATGGCGCAGGCCGCGCAGGACATCGATGCCTCGGCGAATGTGATCAAGGGTCTGCAGACGCGTCTGGATGGTGCGAAGACGGCGTTGCGGGCGAACTGGGAGGGCAACGCGTCGATGGCGTTCGAGCAGGTGTTCGCCCGGTTCAACGAGGACTTCTCGCGGGTGCTGCGGGCGTTGGAGGGGATGCACCAGTCGCTGGTGCAGACGAAGATCACCTATGACGCCAAGGAGGAGATGTCGCAGCAGGCCGTGAACAAGGTGCAGGCGCTGCTGAACGGCACCACCTGA
- a CDS encoding WXG100 family type VII secretion target — translation MTDDSYTRANFGGLTEGEAQFSMAARALMDELNDLEAKLRTKLNRWDGQAQQAYWQFQKEWDAAAKDMQNVVTQLGVAIADANANYQAAERANMGIWSG, via the coding sequence GTGACCGACGACAGCTACACCAGGGCTAATTTCGGTGGCCTGACCGAGGGTGAGGCGCAGTTCTCGATGGCGGCTCGTGCGTTGATGGACGAGCTGAACGATCTGGAGGCCAAGCTGCGCACGAAGCTGAACCGGTGGGATGGTCAGGCGCAGCAGGCGTACTGGCAGTTCCAGAAGGAGTGGGACGCGGCGGCCAAGGACATGCAGAACGTGGTGACGCAGCTGGGTGTGGCGATCGCGGACGCGAACGCCAACTACCAGGCGGCCGAGCGCGCCAACATGGGCATCTGGAGCGGCTGA
- a CDS encoding WXG100 family type VII secretion target, with protein sequence MTNGMSAQIRQQQLQTGGEGIGGMMSWQVWEDQFDQVRDIVDGMKPDQVRAGAKTYKDLSSDMDNTIRLFYRVADRMVDKWSGKDAQAALEQMNKAYRQAVELQTKANEVQHAMYSHASRQDSWKSTYGSGGATDSWVREVARWASIVQPVNPGMVASFIGNNWAAGEALQSINNGTVESNNQFPAEIRTDVPQFSDLNNFKPPGDNNTGTPKPPNTDMPGSGKPPSGDLPKTPDGMKPGDLPKPPDDMKPSGPPNTPQPPSGPGDYNPPKPGDYPGPGSGGSNLAGLPSGGGGTGLGGTPGGLPGGGGAGGGVPGGLGAGGGGLAGGPGGLPGGVPGGMGRGGPGSGGLGAAGRGGFGGMGMPMGAGGHGGGKGEERERTTWLTEDEDVWTGDQDAGPSVIG encoded by the coding sequence GTGACCAACGGCATGAGCGCCCAGATCCGCCAGCAGCAGCTCCAGACCGGCGGCGAGGGCATCGGCGGGATGATGTCCTGGCAGGTCTGGGAGGACCAGTTCGACCAGGTCAGGGACATCGTCGACGGGATGAAGCCCGACCAGGTCCGGGCCGGCGCCAAGACCTACAAGGACCTCAGCTCCGACATGGACAACACGATCAGACTGTTCTACCGGGTGGCGGACAGGATGGTCGACAAATGGAGCGGCAAGGACGCCCAGGCGGCCCTCGAGCAGATGAACAAGGCCTACCGGCAGGCGGTGGAACTGCAGACCAAGGCCAACGAGGTCCAGCACGCGATGTACTCCCACGCCAGCCGCCAGGACAGCTGGAAGTCCACCTACGGCAGCGGCGGTGCCACCGACAGCTGGGTGCGGGAGGTGGCGCGCTGGGCGTCCATCGTGCAGCCGGTCAATCCGGGGATGGTCGCCAGCTTCATCGGCAACAACTGGGCGGCCGGTGAGGCGCTGCAGTCCATCAACAACGGGACGGTGGAGTCCAACAACCAGTTCCCGGCCGAGATCCGCACCGACGTCCCCCAGTTCAGCGATCTGAACAACTTCAAGCCGCCGGGGGACAACAACACCGGGACGCCGAAGCCGCCCAACACCGACATGCCCGGAAGCGGAAAGCCCCCGTCCGGGGACCTTCCGAAGACCCCCGACGGCATGAAGCCCGGGGACCTTCCGAAGCCTCCGGACGACATGAAGCCCTCGGGCCCTCCGAACACCCCCCAGCCGCCCTCGGGACCCGGTGACTACAACCCGCCCAAGCCGGGCGACTACCCCGGCCCCGGGTCGGGCGGCTCGAACCTGGCCGGCCTTCCCAGTGGCGGAGGCGGGACAGGGCTGGGCGGCACCCCCGGTGGTCTCCCCGGTGGAGGCGGTGCCGGCGGCGGTGTTCCGGGCGGTCTCGGTGCCGGTGGCGGCGGACTGGCCGGCGGCCCCGGCGGCCTGCCCGGCGGCGTTCCCGGCGGCATGGGCCGGGGCGGTCCCGGCTCGGGCGGCCTGGGCGCCGCGGGTCGTGGCGGTTTCGGCGGCATGGGCATGCCCATGGGCGCGGGCGGCCACGGCGGCGGCAAGGGCGAGGAGCGCGAGCGCACCACCTGGCTGACCGAGGACGAGGACGTGTGGACCGGTGACCAGGACGCCGGTCCCTCGGTGATCGGCTGA
- a CDS encoding S8 family serine peptidase — protein sequence MAMLMATAAAAPGAAAAQAPRAEQWWFTTWGIQDQIWPHSKGAGVTVAVLDSGVQADIPELAGAVVPGLNLETGSGDGRTDQDSAGGGHGTGMATTIASRGGPTGFMGVAPEAKILPVVAQGHAALVKGIRAAADRGARVINISKGAPGSCPDDMQQAIKYAIDRNAVVVASAGNTGHTDNSSLYPANCRGVLAVGGSTIQNGVWANSQRHPYVDVAAPAEQAGAVVKDGRYWTSDGGTSSAAALTSGAIALVMSKYPKMSNREVVRQLIASAKDIGPAGRDDRSGHGLIRPRLIFSGEVPKNTGNSVFEEYDQWAKSAGGSGGSGDGGSGGSNAPVKAPKTDNTGSFVIFGIVGGAFLLILVVGLFMTRRNRRPAPMVVAPPGAMPGGMGHSPMPPTPMPAPGQMGGPPPSMGGGQMPPVPPQGPPQPPGGQPQFHPPQQGEAPPRPGPYQQPPQR from the coding sequence ATGGCGATGCTCATGGCGACGGCCGCGGCGGCGCCGGGAGCGGCCGCGGCCCAGGCGCCGCGGGCGGAGCAGTGGTGGTTCACAACCTGGGGGATCCAGGACCAGATCTGGCCGCACAGCAAGGGCGCCGGGGTCACCGTCGCCGTGCTGGACTCCGGAGTCCAAGCGGACATCCCCGAGCTGGCCGGTGCCGTCGTTCCGGGCCTGAACCTGGAGACCGGCAGCGGTGACGGACGTACCGACCAGGACTCTGCCGGCGGAGGTCACGGCACCGGTATGGCCACCACGATCGCCTCCCGGGGCGGCCCGACCGGCTTTATGGGCGTGGCTCCCGAGGCCAAGATCCTCCCGGTGGTCGCCCAGGGGCACGCCGCCCTGGTCAAGGGCATCCGTGCGGCCGCCGACCGCGGTGCTCGCGTGATCAACATCTCGAAGGGCGCGCCGGGTTCCTGCCCTGACGACATGCAGCAGGCGATCAAGTACGCGATCGACCGCAACGCCGTCGTGGTCGCCAGCGCCGGCAACACCGGCCACACCGACAACTCCTCCCTGTACCCGGCCAACTGCAGGGGAGTGCTGGCGGTCGGCGGGTCCACCATCCAGAACGGCGTCTGGGCCAATTCGCAGCGTCACCCGTACGTCGATGTCGCGGCTCCGGCGGAGCAGGCCGGCGCGGTGGTCAAGGACGGCCGCTACTGGACGTCGGACGGCGGGACCAGTAGCGCGGCGGCGCTCACCTCCGGTGCGATTGCGCTGGTCATGTCGAAGTACCCGAAGATGAGCAACCGCGAGGTCGTCCGGCAGCTGATCGCCTCGGCCAAGGACATCGGCCCAGCTGGCAGGGACGACCGGAGCGGCCACGGCCTCATCCGGCCCCGCCTGATCTTCAGCGGCGAGGTGCCCAAGAACACCGGCAACTCGGTGTTCGAGGAGTACGACCAGTGGGCCAAGTCCGCCGGCGGTTCCGGCGGTTCCGGCGACGGCGGCTCAGGAGGCTCGAACGCCCCGGTGAAGGCCCCGAAGACCGACAACACCGGCAGCTTCGTGATCTTCGGCATCGTCGGCGGCGCCTTCCTGCTGATCCTCGTCGTCGGCCTCTTCATGACCCGCCGCAACCGCCGCCCGGCCCCCATGGTGGTCGCCCCGCCCGGGGCGATGCCCGGCGGCATGGGCCATTCCCCCATGCCCCCCACCCCCATGCCCGCCCCCGGCCAGATGGGCGGCCCGCCCCCCTCGATGGGCGGCGGCCAGATGCCGCCCGTTCCCCCGCAGGGCCCTCCGCAGCCACCTGGAGGCCAGCCCCAGTTCCACCCTCCGCAGCAGGGAGAGGCCCCGCCCCGGCCGGGCCCGTATCAGCAGCCTCCGCAGCGGTGA